From the Lathyrus oleraceus cultivar Zhongwan6 chromosome 3, CAAS_Psat_ZW6_1.0, whole genome shotgun sequence genome, the window TTCTCATCATATAATTGATCTCGAATTTCTTTCATTCATCAAAATtgcaacaacaacaaaaaaaaattaacttaagaagatttgaaaaaaaatattattgagaaaaaaatatattattgAAAAACTCACGTGAATATTTGCAAAGGATCTTCTTAACTTTCTTACAGCATTTTCTACATTGAAGATCAACCTTGAGCTTCATTATGGCAACCTGTATGAGTTCAGGAAAGTTACTTAATCAAAATTGGAGCAATTGTCCTGTTAAACTAATTCAGTATTAGTTGTGCAGAAATATCagatattaaaaaaaaatttacTCGCCTTTTGCTCCATGGCTTGGAGATAGAAAGCTTAGATCTAAGATATGCTTGCTCAGATATCAAAAAAGATAATAAGAATGAAGTTGATCAAAAAAGATAATAAGAATGAAAAGAGAGAAAGTGGTTAAGATAATGACAAATGTAATATGGAAAAGAGATAGAGAACATACGCTTGAATATTAAGATAGGTGGATGATATTGCATCGCACTCACTAATCCTTACAACCAATTATATGCAAGTTGGTCATGTTGTGATGTTCAATTCATTTATCTCATtcataaaattaattaatttgttGATATTTTGTTATAATCAATATCTCTTTTTCTTCTACTAGCAATTTTTTGAGCTAATTAAGTCCTCAAATTTTTAGTTTTCTCAAATAATAATACTATTAACTTCCTCCATAATTTTTGTTTAGTTAACCTCAATTTTCATAAACTATTCAAATCCTCATAAATTAGTTTGTTTAAACTTTTTTATTTTGACTTCTAAACTCACCAAACCTCACAAATTAAAAAAATTCCAAAGTATCTCTTATTCAGATTCCTCTAATCTTATCGAACTTTACTACCTTTCTAATATTTAAAATCATTTTATATATCAAAtccttcatgaatcctcacaATTTATTAAAAATTGAACAAATGAAGGAGTTTTAGTTTATCAAATAGATTGGTAGTCTGATAGTAACTTTTTGATTGGTAATGATTTGAAAAAGCTTCATTTTAAAATAACTGCAACTAAAAGAGAGAAACAGAAATGATTCGTAATAAAGGAATATGGATCTTGCTCACGTGTGCTTTTAGAATGCTATGAAATCCAAAAGTGAAAATTCTATATTGGGAATAACTATAAATTTTATAATGAGAATAACAACTAGGAACTTTTAAGCAATTGCACGTCTTTTATTCTAAGATAACATTTCTAAAGAATTCTTTAGGACTCGTTAAAAATATCTCGACAATACTTGTTTTCTCTGCCCTTTTTTCATGAGCAGGGATGCATAGAAAAGATAGCTAAGAATGCAGGTCAGTAACAAAAGTGACCCTAATTATAATACCTCAAAAAAAATGAATACTTATTGATGTAGTATAATTTCAAGTGTTGCCAGTTCAAATGGAAACATAACTATTGATGATCACCAATCATATAATTACTGCCACTTGGAAGAAGTATGAAAATGAAACTCAAGATCATGTAAACAAGTTCCTACCAATTCTTAGTAGAGGCCAAAGACCTATCAAAGATAAAAGCTAGATGAGCTTTTTAATCCTTGAAGATCCATGAAACAAAAGTTGGAACTATATGGTAAAGAACTGAAGATACATACACACTGAATGACCAAGTCTATTGCTCTAAAAGCTTGGCAGAGAATCTCCTCCAAGGGGCAGAAAGCTTAGGATATGTTTGGATGAGTGTTTCCACCATCATTTTCACATCCCAGTGCattttttaatgtgattttgTGGAGGTAGAAAACTAGCTTTTAGTGTTTTGTGGTTTTTCAACGTGACTTTGATAAAGTAAACACCCAACCAAACATATACTAAGACACTTTTGCAGACAATCATTCAGGTGAAGAAGACAGGATATATCACAGACAAATGTTTTACTTCTAGAAAAATGAAGAGGCTATAGAGAAAGAAAAGTTCAGACATTCAAGGAAAATCATCAAAACACAAATGGTTGATTCATCTCAATTCTCAAAGGAGACATGCATTGTTAGTGTAAACTAGTTTTACACTAACAAATTCATAAGTTTTTCCTAGGATGCAGGTTTCTATTAAACCCTGTAAGCAAATTTAAGTACAAATTCGAGTCTCAAAACCCAGAACCCATTATTATCAGAATAGGCAATCAAAAAATTACATCTTTGTCGCCATTACCAACCCAACCTTCAGACCAAAAACATCTACATACACAAACTAAATATTTCTGAATCAATGCATTATGCCAAACATATAAAATGAGTTAACATAAGTCTATGTTTGGATGGATGGACTACAACAGAGCGAGGCGGAATGGAACCAAATGAAATGGAGTGGAACGGATCGGAATGAATCAGACATTTCATTCCATTGTTTGGATATTTTTGTTAATTTGACGGAATGCAACATAACTAATTAGTTCATACTGTTGCACACACACCCCAAATTAAGCAGAATGAACATTGAAGAATTGGATGGAATAAGATAGAATGAATTCTATCATGTTCCATTCCGCTCCATCCATTATTTGCAAATCCAAACAATACAATCTGATTACTTACCACTCCACTACATTTCATTCCATCACATACCACCGATCCAAATCCAAACATACCCCAAGAGCAAAGCTAGGTGACAAACAAAATGACAGGGCAGAGAGCAAAATATCAAAATCATCACAAAAATGGTAATATTCCAAATCCAAACAGAGATACAATACAAGCCATTGGCTCAGCAACCAACATCAACCCATTTCAAGGAAACATCAATTATTTGTTCAGTTACCCCCATAAGACAATAATACACACATTTAATTCTAAACTACCAAAAAAGACAATCAGAATATGAAATACAAATATTTTCAATTTTCCATAAACCAACAACACCTCATCAAGTTCCAAATCAGTAACAATACCCAAACCATTGCCTATTTTTTGCTTCCGCCAGCATTATTCCCTCCAGCATCCTGAGCTGCTTTCTTAGCTGTCTTCTCCTGCAGAGCCTTTGCATCCCTGCTCATGAAAAACAACAAAAATTCAAGTTAACAAGATTGAAACATTTAATAAttggaaaaaaaatgaaattttcaATGTAATTGATAAAAGTAGATTAACACAACCTTTCTCTACGCTGTTCAGGGGTCAAACCATCACCCTTTCCTGGTTTTCCCTTAGAACCACCGACTCTAGATTGAGCCCTTTCACGATCTTTCTCTCTCTGGTTACCACGTTCGCTTTAAAGTTAAATCCAAACAAtttcagaaaaataaaaattcaaatcacaaatgaaaaaaaaaatactAGTTTGGATTGTGGCAACGGGAACAAATAATTATTCAAAAAATTGAAATCTTTGAATCCAACACAAAAGTCAACATAAACCCTAAATTGACAGAACTGGGGAAGAATTAGACGAAAATTAAAAGGATATGAGTCATGATTGTTGATCGATTCTTGAACAGCGAAACGAGATGAGAGTCGAtgaaaaaccctaaaaatttgaaaacagaaaaataataaattaaattaacgaataaaagaagaagaaaaaaaaacgCAAAGTGAGAGGGAAAAAAAGAGAGAATAAAAGAGAGGTACCTTATTAAAGAACGAGAATGCAGCGAATGATGAAAATTTGACAAAGTGAAGAAATTATATGGACTTGGAAGATTCGTTACCAGCTTGGCAAACAGATCAATAGACTTAAAAtaaagttttttttattttagcttttatttttagtttttgGTAAATAGTTATTATTCGAGTTTAAGGAGTCCGGTAAAATTATTTTATATCAATACGTAGCGTCAAACTAAGGAAAGTCGTGATTGATAGAGTTGCATTGGTGTTGAAATGATATATCAATTTAAAGGTTGTTGGATCACTCTTGTATGGTGGATCTTGATAAAAGTGTGTAATAGTTAAGATCAAATGGTATTTAGTTATGTCTTAAATGATGAATGGTTTAGGGTTTCAAGTCGAACATGTATATATAGAAGAGGAAGAGAAGAGGCTAGCATATTAATGGCCTCAATTTTGGATAATTGTCACCACTATACTTTAATTGTGAGTTGGTATTGGTTGACTGAGTAAGATCTCACTTTGGTGGTGTTTTAGTGTTTCATGAACAAGTATGACCTTGAGTGTCTCGTTATTTGGATGTCTTTGTAAGAAATGAAGGGCCTAAAGATCTTATATGGTAAGAACTTAGTAGATATGAGAAGCTTATGAAGGTTCAATGTAGAAATGCTTAAGTAAATGAGTCAAAAATCTTGGTAACTTGTATTCCATTGTGTTCTACGGTGACCATGTAATGTTTCGAAGTTATGATGATCCACAACCTCTCAAACACGAGACTTGTAAGAGAAAATGGCATATGGAAATGTTTGAGACCTCGAAAATTAATGACATGTTGCATATATTCGAATACATGGTAGTGGTAAATATGAATCAATGACATCTTTATATTGATGGAAAAGTCTTCATTAGTTGTGCCTATGTGCGTTGGATCACAACCCTCTTACAAGAAATGTGTTTTTAATGTGTTTATCCTTTCAGTTCCTCTATGGACACACTAACTAATAGTGTGACATTTTTTTCAAACAACATTTCACACTTGTCAAATGATGTTCTTCTGTCATAATATAAATTACTATGCCACTTTAGATGTACTAAGGTTGTCCCCTTACGATTTATCGTATAAATAGAAGTTGTTGTTACTCTTTCATATAAATAGAAGTTGTTGCTACTCTTTTCTACTTTATTTGCGCTTATATTCTTTCCTTCTCATCGTTtcttaaaaaaattatttgtttgtgtttgtgtttgtaGTTGTGTATTGGTATATATGTTTTTCTTCTTTTTTGGTTGTTTATTCCTTTGCATTTTTGTTTGCATCCCTCTCAAGGCATGATGATCATTCACGAATTGGAACTTAGGGAAGAGGGGTTGTgaaatattctttttttttgtatttttccaCTTTATTATGTGTTATGCCATTATAACGAATATGATGGTACTATGGAATGACATATGTTTGAGAGGGAGAACTTTTATTTTTCTTGTGTTCTTACTGATTCTAGTAGTAGTAATGATGAGTGTGAGTATATCATAATCTCGCTTTTGTCTTTCTTAGAACGAAACAAAGCTCCAAATAATTTCTAATCAATAGCTTTGACTATGATTTTTCCAACTCTAAGGTAATGGGATATTCTTCATACTTATGTAGCATTGAAGAAGTATAAAGGTTTTGAGCATCCATTTCTATTTCTCCTACTCAAAATGAAAATGATATGGTCATTGAACCAGGATCGAGATATAATATTCATCAGGTGTCCCCTAGGGTCTCTAAATGAGGGGTTCTTCATGTATGACATTGTGTTGAAGGATATGAGGGTAATGCTTCCCTTTATGTAACACTCTATTTttctaatttatttattttaatcgAAATTGTGTATTTAT encodes:
- the LOC127127763 gene encoding uncharacterized protein LOC127127763, whose translation is MTRGNQREKDRERAQSRVGGSKGKPGKGDGLTPEQRRERDAKALQEKTAKKAAQDAGGNNAGGSKK